Genomic DNA from Chloroflexota bacterium:
GCACCCAGCCTCCTCCGTCCGATCCTTAGCTGCGCTGCGCCACACTGAAGGTGCGGGTGTCTGAGGTCGGACCTCTCCAGCCCGCCGCCTGACCAGTCCCGAGGAAGGATGCCTGCCATGGCCACTCCGATGAAGTCGCACGTCCTGGTCGTCGAAGACGACGAGCAGCTTCGACGGATCATCACGAGCAATCTGGTGGCACGGGGTCATCAGGTGCGGCAGGCGCCCGACGCAACGTCCGCCATCGCCGCCATCTCTGACGCGCAGCCAGACCTGCTGATCCTCGACGTGAACCTGCCGGATCGGACGGGCTGGGACGTCCTCCGCGAGTCCGAGCTTGGCGAGGATGTCCGCGTCTTGATGCTGACGGCCGTCCCG
This window encodes:
- a CDS encoding response regulator — translated: MKSHVLVVEDDEQLRRIITSNLVARGHQVRQAPDATSAIAAISDAQPDLLILDVNLPDRTGWDVLRESELGEDVRVLMLTAVPVSPRRLAEFRPVGYLPKPFPLEALLRLAESSSRTVTDDA